The genomic stretch TTTGGATCTATATTGTTGTGCAAGTGGGCAATGCATTGACTTGAAAAAATCTAGCTTGACATTTAGCCATAATACTCCAAACATGTTTAAGAGGTGGTTCTCTAGAGTTCTTGAAGTGTCATATGGTGAAGGACCCTCCAAATATCTTGGTCTACGAACAAAGTTTGGAACATCCAAAGCCCAAGTATTCAAGGAAATCAACGACAAAGTTTGtaattaatttcaaaattggAAGTTTCATCTTCTCTCACATGCGGGTTGTGAAGTGATGGTCAAAGCAATTGCTTTTTCCATGCCCAACTATGCAAGCTCACATTTTAAACTTCCTAAGGCGATCCATAACAATTTCATGATGGCCGCAAACTTCTTTTGGGGTAAATCTGAAAACGAACACAAGATGCATTGGATCTCATGGGCTAGGCTTTGCTgctcaaaagaaaaagggcgATTGGGATTTAGAGACTCTGCCCTTCTCTCCAAAGTGGCTTGGCACTTATAGAGTCAACCGGAATCAATGTGGGCCCGTTTTATGAAGAGTATATATTTTCCACACTCCAATTTCTTGGATGCTCCTTTAGGTCACCAACCATCATGGGCTTGGCATAGTCTTATTGAAGGTAAAAGTTTTATTGAATGGGCTCCATCAGCATATGGAATGACAAATGGGTTCCCAATTTAAAAGGCTATAAAATCCAATTTCCTAAACTTGAAGgttgttctttctctctctaaagtgGCAGAGCTGGTTGATCAAGAAAATATGGTGTGGAAGCGGACCTCGTCTACTCAATCTTTCATCCCTTGGACGCTCAAGAAATTCTAAAAATCCAACTTAGTCTCTTGCCAATAAATGACTTTCAGATATGGGGTGCAACGAAGAACATAGCCTTTTTGGTGAAATATGCATAACATATGCTATCAAACCAGTCTTTTGAGACCATTCCAGCGAGAGCCTCCACTTCCAATCAGTCATACTGGAGCCATGTTCCTAAGGAGGTTTGAAAGCTCATTTGGACATGCCAAACTCtcccaaaatttagaaatgTCTTGTGGAGGGTGTGTGGCCAAGGCTTGGCCTCAGGAGAAGCTCTCACTCACCGTAAAGTTCCAATTGATCCTTCATGCCAGCATTTGTGGCGCTCCCACATAATCTATTGATCACATTCTTCTCAGTTGTCCATTTGCCCTTGCCGTTTGGTTCGGAAGTTCACTTTCATATGTTGTCCCACAATCGGAGGAGCCTATCTTTTATCGATGGATTAAAGATTGGGGTGCTTTTAATATGGATAGCAAACTTTGTAACAAGGAAGCTATGGGTTTGGCATCTTTCGTAGCTTGGTTCATTTGGATTGCCCGCAACGATTTCATTTTCAATCGGCGGAACTATAGCCCTATTAAAGTTGCATCTGTAgctcaaaatacctatatagaATTTATTCAAGTTGCCAAGTCAAAGAGCCCATCCAATTCATCAAGTACCTGGACCActaccaacaatattgttgcTCCTTGGAGTCCTCCCACTTTAGGCACATTTAAAGTTAATTGTGATGCTTCAAAGCATCCAAACTCTCAAAAATGTGGTCTTGGCTTCTTGGTTTGTGATTACCAAGGCATATGTTAGTTAGAGGTCTGCGAACCCACACAGTTTGGAATCATTCTTACTAGGGAAGCTATGTTGGTTCATAATGCTCTCCTCCACTATATTGGAGAATGCTGTGACAAGGTTCAGGTGGAGATTGATAATATGGAGCTTGTTATTCTCATTAAAGAAACCTCCAAACCAGCTCCTATAGAAGTTGCTACCATTATCCAGGATATGCATCACCTTATTACCTAATTATGGAATGTAATGTTTCACATATATGTAGAGAGACTAACAACATTACTGACTCTCTAGTAGGAGGGCCCTGTCGTTTACGTGTCCGACAGTTTGGTCCACTTCCACTCATTGGCTCTAAGAATCATATAATATGAAAGCCTCGGCCATGCCACGTTCCTCGTCTCAATAAATTaatcttttagaaaaaaaaagagatgtcaCAACACTTTTTCCCACCCCACTTCCGTTAAAGTTGGCACTATCCATGTAAATTAATTTggtctctctctatctctctcccacACACGCACACATATGTGCGCACACAAGCACAcgcacacagacacacacacatagaATCCCACCTCAGTTCCATTTCCTATTCTCCCATGAAATCCCACATCACCAACTCTAAAAGTTTGTAAGACTTTGGCACTATTCATGTAAAAACTCTTTttgtgtctctctcctcttctcatTTCCTTTTACTTCTATAAAATTCCATcccattttcatttattttttcccaCAAAATCCCATTCCGTTAAAAATCACTTTAGACCATGCttatttagaaaaaagaaaaaggggtggAAACTTTATGTAATGGAGTAAAATGACAAGTAAAGGAAATGATGGCCCCACCCCCGTGCAATCCTAAAAAACCACCCCTTGTTTATGCCCATGTGTTAGGGTTGTCAAATGGTTTTTGATTGGTCCGGTTTAAAATGAATGAGAACAAAACCAAATCATTAAGGAACTTTAGTTTTTGACCGGTACAATTTCAGATTATTTTAACTTATCTTATCAAGTTAATATCAGTTTAAATCAATTTGTATTTGGGCTTAATCTATAAATCCACAATTGAAATCTTACATTTGTAACATGATATAGTTAAAAGATGTACTAGAGACACTTAAAATCATATTCCCCAAGTCAAACAAgtcaacaaaaataaagaatttgatTTGACGTGTTCATTATAATCGgaacaaaataaattataaaaggaagataaataatattgaaatcaatggataaTCACAGTGAAGATAACTAATGttgaaataacaaaattaacTTGACTATCAAACCATTTATTGTGAATCAATTCCCAATCCATAACCTCATATTCATCTCGAACAAAGATTGTTCAAACCCTCCCCTCCTAATCTAGTGAGAGATtcaatccaatctgattttgTTATGGAAAGTCTCTCTACCTCTTgctgaaagagagagatgaagggTTCCGATGGTTACAGTACCAATTCGAACCCCAAGCTCATTGAGGATGAGCAGAAGAGATGCAGAGCCGTCGAAGATCGAATTCGAAGCTTACCTCTCTCGAAGATTACGAATTCCTGCAAGCGAACTTTACTTAGACTGGTGAACTCCGAGCTCGAGTTCCTCTCTCGTCTATCTTCTAATTCTCCTAATTTCGCCGGTCCAATTTGGTAAGAATACCAAAAGCACTGTTTTTCTCCCctacccttttcttttcttttgcagtTTTCATGGATGTTAGGCTTGAAGCTCCTCGAAATGATTctctgactctctctctctctctctccatatttataCTCAGTTCTGGTAATGCTAATGAACCATAAGAATGTGACCCCATAACAGAACACAGAGTAGATGTTGGAAGATTTCGAAACGCTGAACCGACAATTTACTACCAAACCATATTGCTTGAATGAATTCCCAATGAAAATAATAGCTGCAGAGGCATTTCagtgtcttctttttcttcaccacaccccccccccccccaacaaaaaaaaaaggagaaatggtGTGAACTGGCAGTAACCTGGTAGAAGATGGTATGTGGAATGTCATCTTTACATTGATTGAGGATTCGAAATCTATCCATTCTTTATTGCTATGATGGAAGAATGACATGATGAATGAGCTACTTAGTGATCAGTTTAAAGACATAAGCAAGGGTCATTACAGGTTTCTATGTGCTTGCAGTTGCTGGAACATAGTTCGTTTCCATCTGTGGATCAATGTCAATAGTTAATGTGTTGCCAAGTCAGTTAAGTTACTCAACATTTGGCTTTATAGGGAATTGTTTGGGTTTCTGCTGACCATTGTGCAGAATCTATGTGGATAAGCAGTGTGCAATGAGAGAATTGCTGAGCAATTCCTAGTTACACAAGTGCTTTCATAACTGTTAAGAATGTTAGTCTAAGACTGTTTGATGTTAAGTAGAATTGAAAGTTTAATGACCATTATGAACCATTTTTACTGTTATGCCTGCCATTATTAATGTAACCGTTTTTATGTTACATGGTTCCAGGGGTgaagtggggggggggttgtagGAATCTATCGATTGGCTGGTGATATGTTATAGGTTGGCATCGTGGGGTAGTGAAGTCTAGCAGTCTGGTATTGATTGAGTATGCAACTTGTATACCTTCttatctttccttttccttctcccCCTGTTACGAGCTTCATTTAGTTTAAACTGTATGTATAGTCTTCTTAAACAATTTTATctgtttatatatttttgtttccaataaaaaacaaataaataagaagttCATATATTAAAATGTAATAACATTATCTTAATGATATCCAATTACGTTTGTCAAGCAAACTATGAAATATAATACTTTAAGAATAAAATATCATAAAATCATGGAAAGTGAACGGACCCAACTATGACAGCCAATAATGACCAAGCCAACCATAAGGCTGACCTATCATCGAGACCTTGGACCCTGCATTAGCAATGATTTGCAGTTAAAACTTGTATGTTTGAAGTTTCTAATTAtaattcattttctattttccttttgttcttgTTTATTACGAATGACTATTTgttctttctcaaaattttattggaaTAACCTGGAAAAGGATGTGCACTATGCCCATGAAACTTAGTACTTCATCCATGCCCCTTGGATTGAACTTGGAGATTCATAAATCCAGTCTCCTTTCGGGTTTGACATTCTCTGATATTGCTCTAAATGTTGACCTTTCATCTTCTACTGTATTTGCAGTGTGAACATTGGGTACCTCGAGTCAGTTGTTCACATCCTTCAACAGACATTTATAACTGGAGTGTCACGTGTATGCAAGCCTATTCCTCTGACCTCTGGAAATGGGGAGAAAAAGTGTTTTCCTTCGAAGGGTGTCCATGTTGATATAGTGTGTACCATTGATAGTAACCCAGTCTGGTTCGTTGTGTCAGATCGGAACCCGAAGTACATTTCATGGTCTGGATCTCACAAGAATAAGGGCTTAAGAATGCGCATAGAGCAGGTTGTTGAAGCGGCTCACTCATCTCTGACACTAAAACCATCCTCAATTATTCTGTTCTTTGCCAATGGACTTGACAAGGTTCTTTCTCTGAAGGTTGGAGATGAATTTGGGGCATCTGAGTTTGGGaaagagttttttatttttgactcTGATATTACTGAGGAGTTAGAGGGTGATTGGGTCAAGTTACATGCAAGATCGTTCCGAGGGGCAAGCATTTTCCAAATAAAGATTGATGCTTTCATGGACACTGTTTCCAGCTCAGAGCCTGGGCTGAAAGACCCACTTCGGGGAACTGCTACACTGGAGCTGCCTAAATATCGAAGTAATTTGGTTCCTGGTGATGCATTCTGTTCTTTAATATCAAGAATAAAATTGATCTCGTTGGACACCGATTCTGCCACACCAGAGGCTTTATTGGGTGAAGAACTCGTAAATTTTGATACAACAGCTTTGGTTGCTCTTGTATCTGGAATTAGCAA from Macadamia integrifolia cultivar HAES 741 chromosome 14, SCU_Mint_v3, whole genome shotgun sequence encodes the following:
- the LOC122061826 gene encoding uncharacterized protein LOC122061826, which produces MKGSDGYSTNSNPKLIEDEQKRCRAVEDRIRSLPLSKITNSCKRTLLRLVNSELEFLSRLSSNSPNFAGPICVNIGYLESVVHILQQTFITGVSRVCKPIPLTSGNGEKKCFPSKGVHVDIVCTIDSNPVWFVVSDRNPKYISWSGSHKNKGLRMRIEQVVEAAHSSLTLKPSSIILFFANGLDKVLSLKVGDEFGASEFGKEFFIFDSDITEELEGDWVKLHARSFRGASIFQIKIDAFMDTVSSSEPGLKDPLRGTATLELPKYRSNLVPGDAFCSLISRIKLISLDTDSATPEALLGEELVNFDTTALVALVSGISNDDTDKLLATPESELTKRFKSNTEFVIAQVKSEIQTPILTELEAVISGKICMICKTVHLEFKELLSMCGGSNEKWRADHLLKCLLVVPDHPSARMMGLPTTRKIALKNKILFGTGDYFHAPTLTANMGFVRAISQTGMPLSTVEHRPRALTGD